The proteins below come from a single Thermocrinis sp. genomic window:
- a CDS encoding MoaD/ThiS family protein, translated as MRLNLHYRGKLIHLDIDKEEITVRDILNKLNLSRDYAFVIVNGEIAEEHQVVSAQDDIKVINAISGG; from the coding sequence ATGAGGTTAAATCTGCATTACAGGGGAAAACTAATACATCTGGATATCGATAAAGAAGAGATTACAGTTAGGGACATACTTAATAAACTCAATCTGTCAAGAGACTACGCCTTTGTTATAGTAAATGGAGAGATAGCGGAAGAGCATCAAGTGGTTTCAGCACAGGATGACATAAAGGTAATTAATGCAATTTCGGGAGGTTAA
- a CDS encoding MoaD/ThiS family protein codes for MAVVVRVPTPLRRLTNGQGEVQVEASTIREAIERLEELYPGFKDRLLDENGELRRFVNLYLNDEDIRFLKGVDSELKDGDIISVVPAIAGGF; via the coding sequence ATGGCTGTAGTGGTTAGAGTACCTACACCTCTTAGAAGATTAACAAATGGACAAGGCGAGGTTCAAGTAGAAGCTAGCACGATCAGAGAAGCCATAGAAAGATTAGAAGAGTTGTATCCGGGTTTTAAAGACCGTCTGCTTGATGAGAACGGTGAACTTAGAAGATTTGTTAACCTATACCTTAACGACGAGGACATAAGGTTTTTAAAGGGTGTGGATTCAGAGTTGAAAGATGGAGATATAATCTCTGTAGTACCAGCTATTGCTGGTGGCTTTTAA
- a CDS encoding CDP-alcohol phosphatidyltransferase family protein — translation MNLPNILSLTRLLLSPLMLFLEFYEAITLFIFLSITDAIDGYIARKFKQETNLGIVLDPIADKILLLTALYVFTYKFHIVPSSLLFFLLLRDGLILLGGIHMFLTKRIIPKSRPLGKLTTAYICVAIPLVVLFKVETMLYIGYSFILLSFLDYLMVYVRVINSKAEFTPNP, via the coding sequence ATGAATTTGCCCAATATACTCTCTTTGACTCGCCTCTTGTTAAGTCCTTTGATGTTATTTCTTGAGTTTTATGAAGCCATTACCCTGTTTATTTTCCTTTCGATAACAGATGCTATAGATGGTTACATTGCAAGAAAGTTTAAACAAGAAACCAATTTGGGTATAGTTCTGGACCCTATTGCAGACAAAATACTCCTACTTACAGCCCTATATGTGTTTACTTACAAGTTTCATATCGTGCCTTCCAGTCTGTTATTCTTTTTGCTCCTGAGAGATGGGCTTATATTACTTGGCGGTATTCACATGTTTTTGACTAAGAGGATCATACCAAAGTCCAGGCCCTTAGGTAAGCTAACTACCGCCTACATATGTGTAGCAATTCCTCTTGTAGTATTGTTCAAGGTAGAAACAATGCTCTACATTGGTTACTCTTTTATACTTCTGTCCTTCCTTGATTACCTAATGGTCTATGTGAGGGTTATAAATTCAAAAGCCGAATTTACCCCTAATCCTTAA
- a CDS encoding translocation/assembly module TamB domain-containing protein produces the protein MRVYFLLRGKFQVFFSGSVFANLIEKNIRLDGNVQNLAVDNINLKTARVKLETRYGQGEGGEVEFTSEMFYIKGKFYGRDFIGKLSVKGFPYWDDRLSATIFYEGDLSYLKGDLQTKGIGSALNVSAYGRKIGNLTFNLSFKNSSYQIVGKGNGFQVSGEGTITEKVFRGKVDLEEFSWKEKDLEISDVIGQIFIQVDEKKVNLNGKVEGKVKSEGLELLTLSEFYLKSLDGKLGGEFVSELKSVKYRDFELKNGLLRGTIKDGDVTFSYTIEEKLKGSGKVSLRDFSFSTQGKWQGEIKGSLLRLSYALQGAAKKFIKGSIKGEGKIRGFLVPVDASLEIREDKLNASFRGFRTQKGMLTLDFGRVDLENGRLSFGGASVKLNSEEIIRFSPAEGSFDFKARKAEIPAINIQGYAYGQARILYSSTSGFNLVSEGSIDLGKSSKLIRSKTQTTVIGNLYYYINTDGTKLNIAFLSKEPIEFRSRYLGTPLVGNAYFFGDGSIFKGSVNFTGNGSSFKIEAQGTERKLTADFSLERIPIIYNDANLRGNVLLRGRGYLETDYQNFRLTSELSLGGIVFVQSFPKQKKDRKEEFRERITLDLKISSYESLRVYLPEGYIYGFLDGYVKGKLNDPDYKIKFSLSGGELRYFNRKFHVKSGSYEFGKKEDEINLTIASSLPEYVVLIDLKGNPDYPKVLLRSEPPKEPRQILADLISGGGRAEGLISLGDVLASQIPQMGALAKGLERTLGTEVSISVSPQIGSSGELGVSTKISKDITDKLSIEYQQSSLKDPRKSYVGGEAKISSGTSIGGRINSDRSKEVKLRIRGKFGF, from the coding sequence ATGAGAGTTTATTTTCTGTTGAGAGGAAAGTTTCAGGTTTTTTTTTCTGGAAGTGTTTTTGCTAATCTCATAGAAAAAAACATAAGATTGGATGGAAACGTCCAAAATTTGGCGGTAGATAACATAAACCTTAAAACAGCAAGGGTAAAGTTGGAAACCCGCTATGGTCAGGGAGAGGGGGGTGAAGTAGAGTTCACCTCTGAAATGTTTTATATCAAGGGTAAGTTTTATGGAAGGGATTTTATAGGGAAGCTAAGCGTAAAAGGCTTTCCGTATTGGGACGATAGGCTGAGTGCAACGATTTTTTATGAAGGGGATCTATCCTACCTAAAGGGTGATCTACAGACCAAAGGGATTGGTTCTGCTTTGAATGTTTCTGCATACGGTAGAAAGATAGGAAATTTAACATTCAACTTAAGCTTTAAAAATTCCAGCTATCAGATTGTAGGAAAGGGTAATGGCTTTCAAGTAAGCGGTGAGGGAACCATCACGGAAAAGGTTTTTAGAGGTAAAGTGGATTTGGAGGAATTTAGCTGGAAGGAGAAGGATTTAGAAATCTCAGATGTAATAGGTCAGATATTTATTCAGGTTGATGAAAAAAAAGTCAATTTAAACGGTAAAGTTGAAGGAAAAGTAAAAAGCGAGGGTTTAGAACTGCTGACTCTATCAGAGTTTTACCTTAAGAGTCTGGACGGGAAACTTGGGGGAGAATTTGTTAGCGAGTTGAAAAGCGTAAAGTATAGAGATTTTGAATTAAAGAACGGTTTGTTGAGGGGAACGATCAAAGACGGGGACGTAACCTTTAGCTATACAATAGAAGAAAAACTAAAGGGTTCAGGGAAGGTCTCTCTTAGAGACTTTAGCTTTAGCACTCAGGGAAAGTGGCAAGGGGAAATAAAAGGAAGCTTATTAAGACTGTCTTATGCGCTACAAGGAGCTGCTAAGAAGTTCATTAAAGGAAGCATCAAAGGAGAGGGTAAAATCAGAGGTTTCTTAGTCCCTGTAGATGCTAGCTTAGAAATTAGAGAAGACAAGCTAAACGCATCTTTTAGGGGATTCAGAACTCAAAAGGGAATGCTAACTTTGGATTTTGGAAGAGTGGATTTAGAAAATGGAAGGCTAAGCTTTGGAGGAGCAAGCGTTAAACTTAACTCTGAAGAGATAATCAGGTTCTCTCCTGCAGAGGGTTCCTTTGACTTCAAGGCGAGGAAGGCTGAAATACCCGCAATCAACATACAAGGCTATGCTTATGGACAAGCCAGAATTCTTTACAGTTCAACTTCTGGTTTTAATTTGGTTTCCGAAGGTAGCATTGATCTTGGAAAGTCTTCTAAACTAATTCGAAGCAAGACTCAAACTACAGTGATAGGCAATCTCTACTACTACATAAACACGGACGGAACAAAGCTGAACATCGCCTTTCTGTCAAAAGAACCAATTGAGTTTAGATCTAGGTACTTAGGTACACCGCTCGTAGGAAATGCTTACTTTTTTGGAGACGGGAGCATATTCAAGGGATCTGTGAACTTTACAGGGAATGGATCTTCTTTCAAAATAGAAGCACAGGGAACAGAGAGAAAACTAACGGCAGATTTTAGCTTGGAAAGGATTCCCATAATATACAACGACGCTAACCTCAGAGGAAATGTGCTCTTAAGAGGTAGGGGATATTTGGAAACAGATTATCAGAACTTTAGGTTAACTTCGGAACTTAGCTTGGGGGGCATAGTATTCGTGCAAAGTTTTCCAAAGCAAAAAAAAGATAGGAAAGAAGAATTTCGCGAAAGGATAACCCTTGACCTAAAAATTTCTTCCTATGAGTCTCTCAGAGTATACCTGCCGGAAGGATACATTTACGGCTTCTTAGATGGGTATGTAAAAGGTAAATTAAATGACCCTGATTACAAAATTAAATTTTCCCTCTCTGGTGGAGAGCTGAGGTATTTCAATAGAAAATTCCACGTCAAATCAGGCAGTTACGAATTTGGTAAAAAAGAAGATGAGATAAACCTTACTATAGCCTCTTCATTACCTGAATATGTAGTCCTAATAGACCTAAAAGGCAACCCAGATTATCCTAAGGTTTTGCTGAGGTCTGAGCCTCCAAAGGAACCAAGACAGATACTAGCCGATTTGATATCGGGCGGGGGGAGGGCAGAGGGCTTAATCTCTCTCGGAGATGTACTGGCTTCCCAGATACCCCAAATGGGAGCCCTTGCAAAGGGTTTGGAAAGAACCTTAGGTACTGAAGTAAGCATTTCCGTATCTCCTCAAATTGGTAGCTCTGGAGAATTAGGCGTTTCTACTAAAATATCAAAGGATATAACAGACAAGCTTTCGATAGAATACCAGCAAAGCAGCTTAAAGGACCCAAGAAAAAGCTACGTGGGCGGTGAAGCAAAGATATCAAGTGGCACTTCAATAGGTGGGCGTATTAATTCCGATAGGTCCAAGGAGGTTAAGTTAAGGATTAGGGGTAAATTCGGCTTTTGA